In the genome of Neodiprion pinetum isolate iyNeoPine1 chromosome 2, iyNeoPine1.2, whole genome shotgun sequence, one region contains:
- the LOC124212539 gene encoding tumor protein p63-regulated gene 1-like protein isoform X1: MCGIIVIVSSLDEGPSVDFGRATLEIAKENEASHQSQGETSSRNTVPEITSANNVPGVAQTPKNVTTLPFKRLDAHTFFSDRNDVVERAIKDCTDTLTKDVDGEIIGCWLLTQISLWDTEKERLVLLTQNALFSVKYDFISLKALEFSRVPLSEIDTVVNGELVYPPTSLVPRLNGLAEGVSSIFHNAVRQQWSSFTARSSFGEFESRGRNMVGLQLMWNKGKPLPLEKKWNPFVKNIPWLTFASHPLFWHKGTDLEKMKFDVEGLHAALVSLIGENCHVVSNSIVLENYLGLGALLHNRNALGFFKIRGKVSF, from the exons ATGTGCGGGATTATCGTAATCGTATC CTCGCTAGATGAAGGCCCATCAGTAGATTTTGGTCGTGCGACTTTAGAAATTGCCAAAGAAAATGAAGCTTCTCACCAAAGTCAAGGAGAGACTTCCTCCAGAAATACTG TTCCAGAAATTACAAGTGCCAATAATGTGCCCGGAGTAGCGCAGACACCAAAAAATGTCACCACTCTACCATTTAAACGTCTTGATGCCCACacttttttctcagataggAATGATGTTGTGGAAAGAGCTATTAAAGATTGTACTGATACTTTGACCAAAGATGTAGATGGAGAAATCATTGGCTGCTGGCTTTTGACACA GATCAGTCTCTGGGatacagaaaaagaaaggCTTGTCTTATTGACACAAAATGCACTCTTCTCAGTTAAATATGACTTCATATCACTCAAGGCATTGGAATTTAGTAGAGTACCTTTGTCAGAGATCGATACAGTTGTAAATGGAGAACTTGTTTACCCACCAACATCACTTGTACC GCGATTAAATGGCTTAGCAGAGGGTGTATCGTCTATCTTTCATAACGCTGTTCGCCAACAGTGGTCATCCTTCACTGCACGCTCCAGTTTTGGGGAATTTGAGTCTAG AGGACGAAATATGGTTGGGTTACAACTTATGTGGAACAAAGGAAAGCCTTTACCTTTAGAAAAGAAATGGAACCcattcgttaaaaatattccgtGGCTTACATTTGCCAGCCATCCGTTATTCTGGCATAAGG GTACAGATCTGGAAAAAATGAAGTTTGACGTGGAGGGATTGCATGCGGCGCTAGTCAGTTTAATAGGAGAAAATTGTCATGTCGTTTCTAATTCAATCGTACTAGAAAATTATTTAGGTCTAGGAGCCCTGTTGCATAATAGAAATGCTCtaggattttttaaaattcgtgGCAAAGTTAGTTTTTAA
- the LOC124212539 gene encoding tumor protein p63-regulated gene 1-like protein isoform X3, whose amino-acid sequence MCGIIVIVSSLDEGPSVDFGRATLEIAKENEASHQSQGETSSRNTVPEITSANNVPGVAQTPKNVTTLPFKRLDAHTFFSDRNDVVERAIKDCTDTLTKDVDGEIIGCWLLTQISLWDTEKERLVLLTQNALFSVKYDFISLKALEFSRVPLSEIDTVVNGELVYPPTSLVPGRNMVGLQLMWNKGKPLPLEKKWNPFVKNIPWLTFASHPLFWHKGTDLEKMKFDVEGLHAALVSLIGENCHVVSNSIVLENYLGLGALLHNRNALGFFKIRGKVSF is encoded by the exons ATGTGCGGGATTATCGTAATCGTATC CTCGCTAGATGAAGGCCCATCAGTAGATTTTGGTCGTGCGACTTTAGAAATTGCCAAAGAAAATGAAGCTTCTCACCAAAGTCAAGGAGAGACTTCCTCCAGAAATACTG TTCCAGAAATTACAAGTGCCAATAATGTGCCCGGAGTAGCGCAGACACCAAAAAATGTCACCACTCTACCATTTAAACGTCTTGATGCCCACacttttttctcagataggAATGATGTTGTGGAAAGAGCTATTAAAGATTGTACTGATACTTTGACCAAAGATGTAGATGGAGAAATCATTGGCTGCTGGCTTTTGACACA GATCAGTCTCTGGGatacagaaaaagaaaggCTTGTCTTATTGACACAAAATGCACTCTTCTCAGTTAAATATGACTTCATATCACTCAAGGCATTGGAATTTAGTAGAGTACCTTTGTCAGAGATCGATACAGTTGTAAATGGAGAACTTGTTTACCCACCAACATCACTTGTACC AGGACGAAATATGGTTGGGTTACAACTTATGTGGAACAAAGGAAAGCCTTTACCTTTAGAAAAGAAATGGAACCcattcgttaaaaatattccgtGGCTTACATTTGCCAGCCATCCGTTATTCTGGCATAAGG GTACAGATCTGGAAAAAATGAAGTTTGACGTGGAGGGATTGCATGCGGCGCTAGTCAGTTTAATAGGAGAAAATTGTCATGTCGTTTCTAATTCAATCGTACTAGAAAATTATTTAGGTCTAGGAGCCCTGTTGCATAATAGAAATGCTCtaggattttttaaaattcgtgGCAAAGTTAGTTTTTAA
- the LOC124212539 gene encoding tumor protein p63-regulated gene 1-like protein isoform X2 — MDDSSLDEGPSVDFGRATLEIAKENEASHQSQGETSSRNTVPEITSANNVPGVAQTPKNVTTLPFKRLDAHTFFSDRNDVVERAIKDCTDTLTKDVDGEIIGCWLLTQISLWDTEKERLVLLTQNALFSVKYDFISLKALEFSRVPLSEIDTVVNGELVYPPTSLVPRLNGLAEGVSSIFHNAVRQQWSSFTARSSFGEFESRGRNMVGLQLMWNKGKPLPLEKKWNPFVKNIPWLTFASHPLFWHKGTDLEKMKFDVEGLHAALVSLIGENCHVVSNSIVLENYLGLGALLHNRNALGFFKIRGKVSF, encoded by the exons ATGGATGACAGCTCGCTAGATGAAGGCCCATCAGTAGATTTTGGTCGTGCGACTTTAGAAATTGCCAAAGAAAATGAAGCTTCTCACCAAAGTCAAGGAGAGACTTCCTCCAGAAATACTG TTCCAGAAATTACAAGTGCCAATAATGTGCCCGGAGTAGCGCAGACACCAAAAAATGTCACCACTCTACCATTTAAACGTCTTGATGCCCACacttttttctcagataggAATGATGTTGTGGAAAGAGCTATTAAAGATTGTACTGATACTTTGACCAAAGATGTAGATGGAGAAATCATTGGCTGCTGGCTTTTGACACA GATCAGTCTCTGGGatacagaaaaagaaaggCTTGTCTTATTGACACAAAATGCACTCTTCTCAGTTAAATATGACTTCATATCACTCAAGGCATTGGAATTTAGTAGAGTACCTTTGTCAGAGATCGATACAGTTGTAAATGGAGAACTTGTTTACCCACCAACATCACTTGTACC GCGATTAAATGGCTTAGCAGAGGGTGTATCGTCTATCTTTCATAACGCTGTTCGCCAACAGTGGTCATCCTTCACTGCACGCTCCAGTTTTGGGGAATTTGAGTCTAG AGGACGAAATATGGTTGGGTTACAACTTATGTGGAACAAAGGAAAGCCTTTACCTTTAGAAAAGAAATGGAACCcattcgttaaaaatattccgtGGCTTACATTTGCCAGCCATCCGTTATTCTGGCATAAGG GTACAGATCTGGAAAAAATGAAGTTTGACGTGGAGGGATTGCATGCGGCGCTAGTCAGTTTAATAGGAGAAAATTGTCATGTCGTTTCTAATTCAATCGTACTAGAAAATTATTTAGGTCTAGGAGCCCTGTTGCATAATAGAAATGCTCtaggattttttaaaattcgtgGCAAAGTTAGTTTTTAA
- the LOC124212538 gene encoding C1GALT1-specific chaperone 1: protein MVFLLVKTKAVFFIGFTIGGILALILMLAEDLISTKPVCNVRPSRLYRNLEEKESEVEGESYRKWLRLQNVKISKADMDELMYAKKYHTAATNSPILESDWLKSKIHITCVVFVEKIKLANAIKNTWAPHCNRIYYFGAEKDKRIPIIKFDIKLTSSWQLLCESIRYIWQDVSNYKISLDTQAKDKIEWLIFVKDDTMVIPENLRYFVAPMDFDKGYYLGHPITLWQQAYNVAQAGYVLSKGSFLKIVSNFNTTEKCATGGKYWKKEDYDLGKHLGSMGIYPLDTRNEDLSGIFHGYSLQSLLWGVAKSGSYWTHSLYPIGPDCCSPRSITFSAGVPDEMYNTYYMLYRLNVYKGNGTYSNQPAATDIPDQEMWKIILEEEFNITNINQISSQQYYKIWRDRYSEPEQFIKNNYKNMPDVLSSLLTAYEAEKKLDQNNTLI, encoded by the exons ATGGTTTTTCTGCTGGTAAAAACTAAAGCCGTATTCTTCATCGGCTTTACAATTGGTGGGATTCTTGCACTGATCTTAATGTTAGCTGAAGATTTAATTAGTACCAAACCTGTTTGCAATGTGAGACCATCAAGATTGTACAGAAATCTAGAGGAAAAGGAGAGCGAGGTAGAGGGAGAGAGCTACCGAAAGTGGCTACGCcttcaaaatgtaaaaatctCTAAAGCTGACATGGATGAATTGATGTATGCCAAAAAATACCATACAGCAGCAACAAATAGTCCAATCTTAGAGTCAGATTGgctgaaatcaaaaattcatattacaTGTGTAGTATTCGTCGAAAAGATCAAGCTTGCCAATGCCATAAAAAATACTTGGGCACCACATTGCAACAGGATATATTACTTCGGAGCTGAAAAGGATAAACGAATTCCTATAATCAAATTCGACATAAAACTTACATCTTCTTGGCAACTTCTCTGTGAATCAATAAGATATATCTGGCAGGATGtatcaaattataaaatatcctTAGACACCCAAGCCAAAGACAAAATAGAATGGTTGATTTTTGTGAAAGATGACACAATGGTTATACCAGAAAATTTAAGGTACTTTGTAGCTCCGATGGATTTTGACAAAGGCTACTATTTGGGTCACCCCATCACTCTATGGCAACAAGCGTACAATGTAGCACAGGCAGGCTATGTCCTTAGCAAGGGCTCGTTTCTGAAAATTGTATCCAACTTCAATACCACAGAAAAGTGTGCCACTGGTGGTAAATATTGGAAGAAAGAAGATTATGATCTTG GAAAACACTTGGGTTCTATGGGTATTTATCCATTGGATACTAGAAATGAAGATTTGAGTGGGATCTTCCATGGCTATTCGCTACAAAGTCTTTTATGGGGTGTAGCCAAATCTGGTAGCTATTGGACCCATTCCCTATATCCTATAGGGCCTGATTGCTGCTCGCCTAGATCGATAACGTTCAGTGCAGGAGTGCCGGATGAAATGTACAACACATATTATATGCTTTACCGCCTTAATGTTTACAAAGGGAATGGTACTTACAGTAATCAACCAGCGGCTACGGATATTCCGGACCAAGAG ATGTGGAAGATTATACTTGAGGAAGAATTCAACATCACTAATATAAATCAAATATCCAGCCAgcaatattacaaaatttggCGCGATAGATACTCGGAACCAGAACAATTCATTaagaataattacaaaaatatgccTGATGTATTGAGCTCACTACTCACAGCTTAtgaagctgaaaaaaaattagatcaaAATAATACATTAATATAG